Sequence from the Ooceraea biroi isolate clonal line C1 chromosome 2, Obir_v5.4, whole genome shotgun sequence genome:
CCAAATATGCCGATGAGGAAAAACCCGAATCTGCTGAGGAATCAGTTGGTCCGCGAATATTATCGGCCACTTAAACGGAAATAAATCGGAATAGACAATTGTTCGACTGGAATCGCGAAACGATTAGAgggtaattaaatgaaatcattaaaaagGCTTACTTTTATTCCGTTCTGATCTTCGGATGGAGTGTTTCTTCAGTAGGATGAAAGGGGCCAGTCGAACCAGAGAGTCTTTGGGTGGAGTCTGACACTGACTCTATCTGAATACTCGATGTCCCGATTACGGGAGCAGAACGTTACGTTATGCAATTTGCAGGGTGTCCGAAGATAGAAGAGAGCTCTCTGCCCAAActgttccctttatatagggctaaagAGTGTAGGGGAAGGGGGGGGGGTCACTCTTTTCccagaaaagaagaacaacGGAAAAAGGCAATAACATTTGTTTCTAATGAACCGTCCATTGCCACTGTATTACTGTGATATCTGGTGGATTTACGTTATCGTTTCCAAAGATTAGAGTCCGGCACTTGTGAAGACCCCTCGTCCTTATAATGCATATTGAAATCCATGTTTAGTTTCCTTTAATCTATTTGACAGCTGCCCATGTATGGCAGGGTTTCTTATCGGtggattacttttattgccgTCGCAGAGTGACAATTCCCAAATCTCGCTCCGCCTTTACGAATCTGAAGCGGTATTTGTTTAGTGATTAACTATTAACTCCTGTTTTTTGTTACAGCCGAGCGTAGGGGGATAAATTTGTGAGTCTTATGGTTCGCGTATCGTTTCATGTGTTACGTCCAGatctccgtgagctcgaggaaaGGGCGTAACACACGCCTCTCAAAATTTGAGACACTCGGTCTCAAAAGTTGAGTCGAGCTGACTGCGAGTTCCGTCTGTaaggtcaacgaccaaggtcgattttacccttaGATTTGGAACAAGTCTGCTTGTTGGTCCCTTTTTAGGTAAGAGAATTTAATCtcttttacctgggataggacctgtacgacCTGTTGTGGGAAGGGGAGTGATTGAggtttattcaaataattagattttcctttttccttagagaattaacatattatatttgaaacgcaataaaatacataagaaaaaatgattatccttttttccttaaggaattaataattatgttcgcaaataaaatacataagaaaagaatgaaataCGCAGAATAAATACATCGATAAAATGTTTACATTGatgaaaaactatttataattctgacaattatttaaattatgtattatctaAAAAGAATTCTTGAATGAGGGACGCAGGGATTAGGACAGGATACTGGCGGTTTCTGGTGATGAGTGGAACAACGGTGTCAGGGCCGGAATTGACAAGGGCGGCCCTTAAACTGGGAACGTCAATGGATCCAGGTCCGAGGATAAGGGCATTGGGTGGAAGGGGTATCAAATAGGTGGGAAAAAGACTAAGGATGTGTTCTCGAAGGACTTCGAGGACGCTCGTAAAAGGTTCTCAATACTTCTAAAGAAGGAAAGGATTGATCGATTATTATTGGTTCATCCTGATACTCTTCAGGATCTGGTGAACCAATGGGTGAATACCAAGGGGAGGAGAGAACAGGGGAAGGGCACGGGGTAAAAGATGGATTATCAGATATCTCCAAGGATGAAGATGAACAAGGAGAGGGTGGtgataatttcgaaaatgtaCTGCTAGTAGAGGGAAAATCTAAATTAGGGGACCGCGAACGACTTCTTTTCCGCGGTGGCTCGCCCGTAGTCAGACGGTTTCCCTCTGAGTATGGTTCCCGTGTATTATTTTCTTGAGAGGAACCTGAATCGTCGGATCCACGTTTAGTGGGACGCACTTTAAAAGAAAGGAACAATCGCGTAAGTTCCAGTGAATTTCTATCGGTCGGAAGTCTCTCAAGGGGAAACAAATTCTCATGGgtgaaaatatcttataattatttcaaatttcttcACCAACaagtgcattaaatattaatatttaattaataaatttctatgtaATATTATGATGAAAAGCAACAGTAACATTAGTAGAAACGTTACAATTTGACTGATGACTTAATTTCTCAATTAAcggtaaaataattacaagtttttgtgtaacgtaaaaaatttcgcttatttttaatactgcAAATTAGTGCTGAGTTGCTACTGCTTCAAACCCAAAGGGAGGCGAGGGTGATGATTTGGCACACGTTCGCGTTTCTAGTTGACTTGTATTTAGCGAAACTCCCGCACAGGCTTATTGTTACTAGGTGAGTCCAAGAGTGAGTCTCTGGGCAAATCGTCGCCTTTTTATATGCGTTCTAAGGACCATGGGGAGTGCTATTTGTTTCCGGGAATTCACAAAAAATTGTTACCGCGAACCATTGGTTAtcgcttataataatttacttggtATCAGCGGATGGGTCTAATACTTACTTTCGTATTTCTCGGCGGTATTCTTTGATAATTGTGTTCGCACGTCATTTGCGATAGTTAATTTACTTGATATCAGTGAATGGGTCTAATACTTATTTTCGTAAGTCAAAGAAATCTCTTAGCGGTATTCtttgataattgttttcgCGTGTCATTTGCGATAATTAACCTTTTTAACCCCTAGATGAATAGTTTTCGAACGTCGCGGTAACGAGACGATTGCTTCATTAGCCCAGTTTTAATCATGATTTAAAGACTTGTTTTGCCGGACATGTGCCAAATTTAACGGCTCTGATGAGAGCAATCGCTCAGGAAtcagttaattatttcttttctggGAACCGCGATATCTCTCATCGTGACCCCGAGACCTCCGCTCACGCGAAATCTTTTTCGCGCGTGGCAACGACGTTCGCTGATTTAATCGTacatagaatattatataaaatcttttaaagaatatttcgttttggaagcgaggaaccaTGAAGTCTACTGGACGTAACACATGATATCTATTACAATCAGTCCACCTGGCCCCCCAACGCTCGTCCAGTCGTTTTTCCCGCTGGTGGGGATtagttcttatttttttacttttctttatttaatgatCTCCCTATGGAAGCGAGGAAACAGTGGGGtctcctggacgtaacaataaggtacatttgtttttattttatatatgaagCGTAATGATCTTTCTTATGGTTGTTATAAGTAAGACTTCTCGAAATTACTGttcagatttttataaaactatttataaagGTCAAAATAAGTAGCTCAGAGCCAAGCAGGATGTCCGTGCTATGTTGTTTATTCTTCTTCCAGTGTACAAAACAAACGTTTCGGTTTAATCATTGAACCATCTTCAGTGTAActtaaaaaaactatttatgtatttataaataaatacataaagttttgtaaatacataaacaatttctacataaaacataaaactcATCAGCCTTGGACTATTAATCACTTACCTTTAGAGCATTAACAGCATCAGTTGTTACTAAATTTTTACTTTGTGATATTTGTATGACAGATTGCATTGTAGATATTTTCTTCCGTGCGCGTGACTTTTTGGACATATTCAGTTTATGTAAATAtctgttataattaatatatttaacgaaCGTAATCCACGCCTGATTACTAACAAATTCTGTTTTCCTTATACATTCTACATTAAATTTCCTAGttcttagaaatattttttccacgTTCTTAATGTTACGTTTTAGTTTTCTGAACCAAAtgagtatataatatatgggtataaaatataatatttataatattacttcatatatattaatataagtaGTTACAACAAATTACAAACGTTTCTTTATTATCATGTTTGTCTTACCTTTGCCCAGCGGCGTCACTTTTCTCGACAAGTGTTGCTTCAGCCATAATATTGTCATGTTGAATGTCGCTTGATTGTTGATAATCCTTTCTCGATTCATGCTCAATATCCATTGTACATTCATTTCTCATATCCATTGATTCATTTTAACTATCAGTTTGAATGTTGCTCCCTGAgtctctttttatatttctacaagatataattatataaaaagcagaaaaacatttctttaaaaaaacctTGTTACCTTTGTATTAAAACAGATGGTATTGCAGTCTTCTTTAATCTTTTACTTTGTACGGATGTACcagtataattataatcatcCTCTGTAAAATGATCACTGCAAATTTTGGCATTTTTGTAAGCATTGACAGTATAACCAATGCTATGAAACCATTTTTCACGCCTTTCTGTATTTGTTGGAAaactaaaaatgtaatattgcaTTAGTTTCAATTGTGAAACTGAAGactatttatacataataaaaatagaagaagTATACATTTAAGAAGAAGTATACATATCTCCATAGTTATACATTACCTATGACATTTTCGTGGTAATAGAGAACAATGTTCTTTCCAGCATATACAGCAATTAACCATTCTGAAGTATAattgcaatataataataaagataattatcatttcgatgaagaatataaaatgttataatatgaTCACATTCAGTAAAGAATACTTACATTTAGTGCTATTTCTCACAATTTCGCCCGTAATTCtgcaatataataatgttgcaGGTCCGTGCATGTACGGCGTTTCGCGTCCATTCCACTTCCTCGTTCCTCGGTTTGCACGTTTGTACGCATGcgagaacgaaagagaacgCACGACCACGAAACAGAGTGAGTCCTTTTCTACGTGAACCTCTACCCCCACTCCTCAACGCGCAGTCTAGATATAGagtgcgttccacttgacgctcccaacgaTCGCGAACgtcattctgtctttattgctcactgaacattgaataaagatagaatgacgttCGCGAtcgttgggagcgtcaagtggaacgcaccCATACTATGTCTATGATCAGAGAGAAGCccgagagcggtcacgctcgcgttttaactgtaacgctcaaacgtggacatatgcgttccacttgacgctcccaacgctcgcggcgtcattccatctttattcaatattcagtgagcaataaagacagaatcacttcaatcacttcaatgtccacgtttgaggcgttacagttaaaacgcgagcgtgaccgctctcaggcttctctctgctatGATATTACCGTAGTTAGGCGCGTGCGCACATATACAAACACAAAAAATGCATTGATAACACTTAATatctaaaaaacaaaaaacgcATAGACTTCCTAAAGCCATATTCACAATTTCCAACACCCCCGCATGAATATGaccaaaaaaataaattctactgACCTTATgcgcaaaaaacaaaaaatatcttattataaataaatccttAGAGTCACCAGTGAATAGCAATAGAATCTTGTTTATTATCAACCAAATCAGCCAATACAGGCGACAGCGGCGGGCCCCCGCTGTCGCCTGTATTGGCTGATTTGGTTTTGGACGACCTAGAGACCCATTGCGTTGGCCTGCTTGATTTTAACATACGGACTTATTTTAGATACGTAGACGacatatttatgattttgCCAAAAAACAAAATCCAAGAGGTTCTCAACGTTTTCAATAACTGTCATCCGAGGTTAAGTTTTACAGTTGAAATTGAAATGAATGGTTCGATTAATTTCTTGGATACTACTGTAATTAGAAATGGAGAAACGTTGATTATTGATTGGTACAGGAAACCGACATTCTTAGGTCGTTACATAAACTATTTCTCTAATCATccagataaacataaaatcatTGTTGTAACGAGCCTTGTAGATAGAGCAGTTTTACTTTCCGACTCTCGTTTTCATGTACACGCACCGGCAAGAAAGGTGTCCCTCGGCTACATTCACAGAGCTACGTTATATGTGTGGCACTAAAAACTGCGTAGCGGCATTCATTCTATTATCATTAtacattctattattattattattattatcagtattattctattattgtattattataattcattcgATTGTATCATTGaaagagataaaattaatttaatgaagaatacaaattcttattaaaatatcaaatataaagaTGAAATATCGATCTGCAGTGGATCTTGAtgcctaataatatttttgtgtgaatcgctataaaatatttttgcgtaAAATTACAACTATCAATACGGGTAATTTTGAggcttattattatattattatataatagtataattacataattatataattattatattattatatgccGATATTGAAACTTCTTTGAAAAAGTACTGAATTCGCGAAACTATGCTCAAAACTAagggaaattatatttaataatgcatgCTTATCctgattatttattgatttatttatgattacgtactattttatacattcaaaatttaaatttgcaacATAATATTCCtagaacatttattttaattttcacgatatttgttaataattttttattataactatacTTTCCCTTATTTTTGAACATAGTTTCGCGAATTCAGTACTTTTttaaagtattttcaatattggcTGTTAGTGAGGTAGCTGTAGTCGGGCCCCGCGAGAAACACATACGATTTACGGTGGGTGATCAAAAGtgttaaaagttttttttttcgtttgttGTTTTGTTACTAGGAGACCgcgtttattaaatgtttttttcctattttctcttattatttatcgtgGTGTTGTTGCATTGAGCGGACGATATCGTGATAAATTCTAACGATGCCTCAGAACTTGTGTCCTGAAATACGAGGTCGTATCGTCGGACAGTGGCAGGCCGGAAGGACAGTAGCAGAAATTGCTGCTGAAATTCCATGTTCTGTAACAACTGTTCGACGATGGATACAACGATTTAACGAAAACGGTGATCATGCTTTGCATGATCATCGTCGTAATAATCGTGGTCCTCGTAGAACCGGGGCGGAGCAAGATCAGGCAATCGTCGCTGCAGTTGCTGATCAACCCTTTGGCACCGTCCAGGAGTTCATCAACGCGGCGGACGTCCAAATATCGAAGAGGACCGCTCGGCAACGTCTCAACGAAGCTGGGTATCGCTGCTACCGACCAGCCCACAAAATTCCGCTGACTCCTGTCCATCGGGATCAGCGTATCGCGTTCGCTTTGGAACACCTGGTGACGAGCCGTGAGGAGTGGGAGGCTACGATTTGGACCGACGAAAAGGTCTTCGTATCATCTGCCGACCGCATACCTCACGTATGGCGTCCAAGGGATCAACGGCTGAATCCTGCACATGTTGTGCCTACCCACAGAAGTAGAAGGATTTCATGCGCGATGTGGGGCTGGATTTCCGGCACTACAATCGGAGAACTGGTGGACATTCCCACAAGAATGAACTCTGCGGAGTACATTCGCATACTGGCTGGAGGAAGTCTTACTTCCATCAGTACGCGCAATCTACCCCGCAGAGGATATGCCAGTTATTCGACTAGTGCAGGATAACTCCGGAGTCCACACTTCACGTGAAACACGAGCATGGTTTCAGGATCATCATAGATCCAGTTGGTCAACCGGCCTGCTCGTTCACCGGATCtaaatttaatcgaaaatgTTTGGGCACAAATGGTTCGACGATGGGAACCATGAAGGGAGGGACGGTAGCAGCGTTAGTCAATCACGCGAGAGAAATCTGAGAAGAACTTCGGTTCCAACCAGACTTTCTCACAAACTTGATTAACTCGGTACCAAATCGACTTAATCAAGTTATTGACCGGTCTGGATATTGGactgattattaaaaaatgcttCTGCGCTTGCCCCACGAtcggcccttttcagggccaatAAAACTTTCACTTTTTTTGCGAGTAGAAGCGCCTACAGAGGCGTCTCACTCGTTCAAATAGCCGGCTGGCCGGCGGTGTCCGGCCAGTAAGCCTATTCTGTACCTCTTGACGAGAGTGTcgttatcattatatattattatattgtgttTATGCAGCTTTTTGAACCATATATTATGCACAATGATAACATAACGATAACACTGTTGTTAAAGTTACAGAATTTAGACGCAGCGCAGTGTCTCACTTGCACTTTTTCTATTCGAGTATCGAATGTCCTACAGCTATCACACTAGCAgccaatattgaaaatactttaaAAAAGTACTGAATTCGCGAAACTATGTTCAAAAATAAGGGAAAGTAtagttacaataaaaaattattaacaaatatcgtgaaaattaaaataaatattctaggaATGTTATgttgcaaatttaaattttgaatgtATCAAgtgacgcggtagcgtcgcgacgccaagtacgtAAAAAAAGTTCCGAGCAATAAGCatcactgcatagacgtcgaacgttgccaaattcattgcataaacgtcgagcgctaccgtatagcttatccggaatttcatgccaaattcatgtcaaacaaacttttgattaaaatatctcaggaactaaagccttatttaaaaatctaacggcactttaataatataatatggatgcaagctttcgattgcgaccaagtcgaataagattggtgcagtctatcctgagatattgtaactgaatgttagaattgtgacgtttcgttttcctccttttccgaaatcaggttcagactcatgtacgtatgctcgcacatacacatgcaaagcgattttgtcactCAAGAGGCGTTCGCAGATGcactatttaatttattatgaattaaaactgattttaatacatggaaaatattttattttacgattaagatataaatcgcaaaaactattatataaaaaattaaaaattacttgttttaaataaaatcatcgtgatagcgtcgcaatgataaggaaataattcttctaattttgaaatataaattatgacaatttaagatataagttggaacattttatactcatagaatgaaaccgagaaagaaagagagagggagagagaaaattttaaattgtcacaatttatatttgacaattagaagtattaagaagatttgcacgattagataaatctttattatctaACATTTTTGTTTGATGAGATCTCacagcagaaataaaatgacatattattgtggcaatacaaaaatacataaaaacatgtaaaattaatgaaatgtaaaaaatttttacaaaaagtaatgagatccctctaaaaaaccttacaaaggtaaaaaaatacgccatgTACATacaaaagcaaaactaaatatgataaaatccatagttaactagccaagtaccta
This genomic interval carries:
- the LOC105284598 gene encoding uncharacterized protein LOC105284598, coding for MVNCCICWKEHCSLLPRKCHSFPTNTERREKWFHSIGYTVNAYKNAKICSDHFTEDDYNYTGTSVQSKRLKKTAIPSVLIQRNIKRDSGSNIQTDS